A single Cnuibacter physcomitrellae DNA region contains:
- a CDS encoding helix-turn-helix domain-containing protein, with translation MVRSSSPKERLAEAVRENGAPGIGAAIREARLHEGISLREMGRRVGVSASFISQVELGRATPSIGTLYTIVAELDLSLDGLLATAVTGTPPERASAATMPGPAATTIPDAERLTSSSIPGLQRAGTAPDIRVDGVRWERLTTRDDPLVEFLRVTYSSGSESNSADDMMRHSGWEYLHVLSGQIDLQVGFDADTLQQGDSLSFDSTIPHRISNPYDVDCVAIWAVVGRHGFAHPRELFERLESGHTALGTLFDRGSHYESPDRREDV, from the coding sequence ATGGTGCGATCGAGCAGTCCCAAGGAGCGCTTGGCCGAGGCGGTCCGGGAGAACGGTGCGCCCGGGATCGGCGCCGCCATCCGGGAGGCCCGCCTGCACGAGGGCATCTCGCTCCGGGAGATGGGACGGCGGGTGGGCGTCTCGGCGAGCTTCATCTCGCAGGTCGAGCTCGGCAGGGCCACGCCCTCGATCGGGACGCTGTACACGATCGTGGCCGAGCTCGACCTCTCGCTCGACGGCCTGCTCGCGACGGCGGTCACGGGGACCCCACCGGAGCGGGCGTCCGCGGCCACGATGCCGGGGCCCGCCGCCACCACGATCCCCGACGCCGAGCGCCTGACCTCGTCCTCCATCCCCGGCCTGCAGCGGGCCGGAACCGCTCCCGACATCCGCGTCGACGGGGTCCGCTGGGAGCGGCTGACCACCCGCGACGACCCGCTCGTGGAGTTCCTGCGCGTCACGTACTCGTCGGGCAGCGAGTCCAACTCGGCCGACGACATGATGCGCCACTCGGGCTGGGAGTACCTGCACGTCCTCAGCGGCCAGATCGACCTGCAGGTCGGGTTCGACGCCGACACGCTCCAGCAGGGCGACAGCCTGTCCTTCGACTCCACGATCCCGCATCGCATCAGCAACCCGTACGACGTCGACTGCGTGGCCATCTGGGCGGTCGTGGGGCGCCACGGATTCGCGCATCCGAGGGAGCTGTTCGAGCGGCTGGAGTCGGGCCACACCGCCCTGGGCACGCTGTTCGACCGGGGGAGCCACTACGAATCCCCGGACCGTCGAG
- a CDS encoding nuclear transport factor 2 family protein: MTGEEDAAVVANREDDRWVALLAGDVDRLDDLLHDRLGYGHSSGARDSKADLLAKVDDGSLRYLRVDREVLDTVVVGDTALLVATMSADIELAGRPVALESVTLSVWVREADGWRLLAFQPTPRPPGA; this comes from the coding sequence GTGACCGGGGAGGAGGACGCGGCCGTCGTCGCGAACCGCGAGGACGACCGCTGGGTCGCCCTCCTGGCCGGCGACGTGGACCGTCTCGACGACCTCCTGCACGACCGGCTGGGCTACGGCCACTCCAGCGGGGCGCGGGACTCGAAGGCGGACCTCCTGGCCAAGGTCGACGACGGGTCGCTCCGCTACCTCCGCGTCGACCGCGAGGTCCTCGACACCGTGGTCGTCGGCGACACGGCCCTCCTGGTCGCCACCATGAGCGCCGACATCGAGCTCGCGGGCCGGCCGGTCGCCCTCGAGAGCGTGACGCTCTCGGTCTGGGTGCGCGAGGCGGACGGATGGCGTCTGCTGGCCTTCCAGCCCACGCCGCGTCCGCCCGGGGCATGA